Proteins encoded by one window of Aptenodytes patagonicus chromosome 9, bAptPat1.pri.cur, whole genome shotgun sequence:
- the SLC6A14 gene encoding sodium- and chloride-dependent neutral and basic amino acid transporter B(0+) encodes MGMLSLPGFLSCGKKKDFSLSNEKDAHASHSDENLERGNWSNKGDYLLSMVGYAVGLGNVWRFPYLTYQNGGGAFLIPYTLMLALAGLPLFFMECSLGQFASLGPISIWRILPLFQGVGITMVIISTFVSIYYNVIIAYALYYLFASFQKVLPWSDCFSWADEFCSKIRLVSDCNATLHGEIIHANYSFITSNNLTCMNGTVHYKPVQFPSEQYWNKVALQRSSGLDETGHIVWYLALCLLLSWMIVGAALFKGIKSSGKVVYFTALFPYVILLILLVRGATLEGALDGIEYYIGRQSNITKLMEAEVWKDAATQIFYSLSVAWGGLVALSSYNKFHNNCYSDAIFVCVINCVTSVFAGFAIFSILGHMAFVSERPVSEVVDSGFDLAFVAYPEALSKLPVSPLWSFLFFFMLLLLGLDSQFATIETLTTTIQDIYPEVMKKLRIPMTLGVCILLFFLGLICVTQAGIYWVNLIDHFCAGWGILIAAVLEIIGIIYIYGGNRFIEDIEMMIGKKSRVFWLWWRMCWFFITPVLLMAILVWSLITFSPPTYGSVSYPAWGTAVGWCMIIFCVIWIPIVAILKIVKAEGNLCQRIVSCCRPTANWGPYLECHRGERYSHIVDPKKEKEHEIPTVAGFVYTQQ; translated from the exons ATGGGGATGCTCAGCCTGCCCGGCTTCCTCTCCTGCGGGAAGAAGAAG GACTTCAGTTTGTCGAATGAAAAAGATGCCCATGCCAGTCACAGTGATGAGAACTTGGAGCGTGGCAACTGGTCAAACAAAGGCGACTACCTGCTCTCCATGGTGGGCTATGCTGTGGGCCTGGGCAACGTCTGGCGGTTTCCATATCTCACCTACCAGAATGGCGGAG GTGCTTTTCTAATCCCGTACACCCTGATGTTGGCATTAGCTGGCTTGCCCTTATTTTTCATGGAATGTTCCCTTGGGCAGTTTGCCAGCCTAGGGCCAATTTCCATCTGGAGAATATTACCATTGTTTCAAG GAGTGGGCATCACGATGGTCATCATCTCAACATTTGTGTCGATCTACTACAACGTTATCATTGCTTACGCACTCTACTACTTATTTGCCTCATTTCAAAAAGTGCTACCGTGGTCAGATTGCTTTTCCTGGGCAGATGAGTTCTGCAGCAAAATACGATTAG taAGCGACTGCAATGCAACCTTACATGGAGAAATCATTCATGCAAACTACTCGTTCATCACAAGCAACAACCTCACATGTATGAATGGCACTGTGCACTACAAACCAGTGCAATTTCCCAGTGAGCAATACTGGaa TAAAGTGGCTCTCCAGCGCTCCAGTGGGTTGGATGAGACTGGTCACATCGTGTGGTACCTGGCTCTCTGCCTCCTGCTGTCCTGGATGATTGTTGGAGCTGCACTGTTTAAAGGAATAAAATCTTCTGGAAAG GTCGTCTACTTTACCGCACTCTTCCCGTATGTCATCCTGCTCATCTTGCTGGTGCGAGGTGCCACCCTGGAAGGTGCTCTGGATGGCATCGAATACTATATTGGGAGACAGTCCAACATCACCAAGCTGATGGAGGCAGAG GTTTGGAAAGATGCAGCCACCCAGATATTCTACTCCCTGTCCGTGGCATGGGGTGGGCTTGTTGCTTTGTCTTCGTATAATAAGTTCCACAACAACTGCTACTCGGATGCTATTTTTGTTTGTGTAATCAACTGTGTCACCAGCGTATTTGCTGGGTTTGCAATATTCTCCATCTTGGGACATATGGCATTCGTGTCCGAGAGACCCGTCTCGGAGGTCGTGGACTCAG GATTTGATCTGGCATTTGTAGCCTACCCAGAGGCTCTCTCCAAGTTACCAGTTTCTCCTCTGTGGtccttcttgtttttcttcatgctCCTGCTCTTGGGCCTTGACTCTCAGTTTGCCACCATAG AAACACTTACAACTACCATACAAGATATATATCCTGAAGTGATGAAAAAGTTAAGAATCCCTATGACCCTGGGTGTGTGCATATTGCTCTTCTTTCTCGGTCTTATCTGTGTTACTCAG GCAGGAATTTACTGGGTTAACCTAATAGATCACTTCTGTGCTGGATGGGGAATCCTTATTGCAGCAGTCCTGGAGATAATAGGCATCATCTACATTTATG GAGGAAACAGGTTCATTGAAGACATTGAAATGATGATTGGAAAGAAGAGCCGTGTATTCTGGCTgtggtggagaatgtgctggtttttcATTACTCCTGTGCTGTTAATG GCAATTTTGGTCTGGTCTTTGATCACGTTTTCACCTCCCACTTATGGCTCAGTGTCATATCCAGCCTGGGGAACTGCTGTTGGCTGGTGCATGATTATCTTCTGCGTCATCTGGATTCCCATTGTTGCTATTCTAAAAATAGTTAAAGCTGAAGGAAACCTTTGTCAG